The DNA sequence tgtttctcTGTCAGAGTGTTGATGCATTTGTAGTTGTTTTGCAAAAGCAGCTCTTCAAGAAATTCTGAATCACTAACTACAGCACTCTTTATAAAGGTCATGGAGCAGCAATCTTTCTCTTCCCTACCACCACTAATTTCTTAACACACTGTATGTATCTTGGTGTTCTCTGTATATCCTTCATATAAAAGAGAAAAATGTGTAAACTTTATTAGGAGTTCCTGATCAAACTACTTTGGTGTTTTCATTACAACCTCACCAAGCAAATAAGATTTGTttcaaattattttgtttcttgTGCTTTTTATAAAAACCATAAACAAATAAAGCCATAAGCATGTACTTTGGAATCTCAAAAGGCACAAATTGCAAAGCAATCTTATGGTGACAAGCCCCAGTGAGAAGATCTGACCACAAGAAATGCTTCACTTTCACTACTGGCCAATTCAGTGTCAACAGTCATTACCTTGAGATTGTTAAATGGCTCAGTGTTtctttattcacatttaaatggaAAGATATATCAGGAGTTTACTTTGCCTCTGTCAAATAACTGGACAAATTAAGAAATTCATAGACTGAATATTCATAGAAACTTAAAATACACATAGACTGGATTTCttctaaaaagtatattttttaataataattcaaaagagATTTTATTTGTTTACACTACAGCCATTCATATGAGAGAGCCCTTTCATGCTCAGATTAGAGCATGCAAAATTGGCACATTCAAGTTTGCTACTTTCTACACCTCCTGTTTTCTCACTCTGAGTAGAGCTAACCCACACCCACGATTCCTATTTTTTTGGAATAGCATATtaacatactactcttattaTTGCTGCAGTAtttagtatgtatactgtgcacagtatgcttatattctgtatgcatggaatacccagaTGGCCTACTACTTCCATATCCATAGTGATGGATGACCTGGAAATAATATCAGCTGTGATTTTTAccatctctttcttgactcattatttcaaatttttgttttaaatgatattAGTAGATTttaaaaaagaccaaaaaaagtAGCATACTACTGTTCTAAAAATTTAGCATGAAATATTGCCTACTTTATCACTTGgtatttaaatacaaaacatCAGGTAGCATACAGTGTATAGTGCACAGTATTCAATAAGCAGTAAAgcagtattccattctgaacatagccattgTGATTATGAAGTTTTCAAACATCCCTGTTTTTCCTGGCTGAGATCTGGGTCTAGAATTAGAATCCAGTGCTGCTAATCAAGCACACCTGAGTTCAAATTAATTTCCGTTGATAATTGTTCCAGAGTATAGACTGGCACTTGTGATGAGTGTGACCTGGAGGAGCACCTATAGTAAGCGTGTTTAAAGCTGACTAAGGCAAAACATCTAAAGGAGTGTTTACGGTGCTTAGGGAGGATGCAGTTCTGGGAGTCATTTTCTTAATTAAACTCCTTCACAGTACAGAGGCTAAATTAATTACATTCATTTTCAGCAATTATTTGTGTATGTGCAAGATTATCTCAAACTAAAAACATGTGATGAATTTGTTGTGCATGTTCATAGCTGATTTTTTAAGTGTGTACGCACAGCAGTATAGATTCATTCATGTTCACAGTTGCTTCTTTCCCGTCACTCTTCTGGGTGGCCAGGTTCTACCAGAAAGACTGGGAATGAATATGAATTTACCATGTAGCGACAGACTGTGTGTAGCGATGTACTTTGGCTTTAGCCCCGTCCGATGGGATGGTGCATCTCACAAAACCGGTCAAGAAAAGTccaggtaacatttcaccccagaagaaaaaagtaataatcatattttgcattaaaaaaaaaaatgtagtctaCTATTAGGCCCCTtgaattttttgcattgtgacattatttacaggacaattaagcacattatttagctcattatttgattaaatattatttttttattattattaaagtcagTGAATGTTTTATTTACTACAGTATAACAAttgctaccatgatgtataaatattttcaaataatttattttttacgttACAGTAATGACCATGAGACTcgcattacattaatgagaattatggtgaaaaataagcttaaaggaatattccgggttcaacacaagttcaagcccaatcgacagcatttgtggcataatgttgattaccacaaaaactatttttgactgcccctccttttctttaaaaaaagcacaaatctggattgcagtgaggcacttacaaaggaagtgaattttagtgtgataaaatcacctactaaccttttctgtgttaagtgaTAAGCAGTTTTCAGGCAACTTCGTTccatgatgtcaacaaaccctaaacacaactttacagcacaaataatatgagttttcacagaagaatgaatgtaagtgcttttataaaattatgagcttcacatttgtCTCCAAACTTTGGCCaccacttccattgcaagtgcctcactgtaacctcgatttttgccttttttaaagaaaaggagggactagtcgaaattaatttttgtggtaatcaacattatgcctcaaatgctgtcgattgagcttaacttgtattgaactcggaatattcctttaattgtcctGACAATAATTTCACGATGCAAAAAAAAGCTTAAGGGTCCTAATAGTagacttacatttttttatgcaaaatataatataatatcttatattttattttgattatttgcggttaaatgtgacctggacaccTCATGAAATTCACCCATGTAGTTTACTACTATGAGTCTTCCTGGTAGAACTAATACAGAAGCTTTCATTTCTTGTGTGGCTTTCATTCTCTCAACAATGAACAAAAAAGTTCAATCTTGCAGGTTTGCATCTAAATGTTGAACTCCTTTCTCAATGGAAGATGTATTTTGTGGAGGTGTACATACACAGATGTACATAAAGCAAGGCATTGTTTGCTTCTCGGCTCATGTTTTACCTGTGAGTGGACTGACACTCCCCCAGGTGTATGCGAACAACACCTTGCTTGTGGAGTTTCAGTAATTGTTCAAACTCAGTCGGCATGGAGTGCACATTCTTCTTGCTCTCCCGATCATCGTAATAATGATTGGTGATCGATCGATAGTCATGCGGATGTTTATTGAAAGgccaaaagccatacaaatggaCATTAGCACAAATCTCTATTGCTAAACTAGCCATGATTAGTCCTGTGCTGAGACGAACTGAGTTAAGGCCTCGCTCACGCCAGAACTTCTTCAGTCTCCTCAAGTACTCCGGGTTCAGGAAAACAGGCAGTGGGCCATCATTGCCAAAGTCCTCTAGTGTGTAAAAGGCACGCAGGGATACAGGCGTGTTTTGGCCATAGGAGAAGGCAGGTAGCAGCAATAATGCTTGTCCGTAAGGATGAAGGCTTTCCGCAAATGGACGACGGCGCTCCATCAATCCGCTGTACCTGGGTAgaaaacagaagggaaggagagaTATACGTCTGATTGGGTTTTACTTATTTTGTCTTATGATGTACCCATGACCTGAAAAGAATCAAAGGACTGTTTCAAGGACaggttaagctctatcaacagcatctatgacagtgttgattaccacaggaaAATAATTGTGATTGATCtgagaaaaacaagcaaaaatcttgTTAACAGTAAtgcactgtgacgaggaggagggtgtggccgggccgagagAATGCACGCCAGCGCTGAGTTGCTCAATTAGCagaagagagataaaaggaggagccggggacgccagagagagagagagacgcacgcagcggTGTTCGTGTGTGCGCGCTTTTGTTTATGTTAAGTCTTTGTCagtgttttattaaaagtctgtTGATTGTTaaccggttcctgcttcctctttTACCCAACAAGTAGAGATCTGTTACACTGGTGACGAAACCCGAGACTGGAGGAAGATACGCCGTCAGAGAGTCCTTGCCACTGGAGGATCGCGACGCCGAGGAAAGGATTGGTtcagtggtactggagcagtccGCCAGGAAacagaggagtcgctgccgtccgccaagaGACGGAGGAGCCATTGCCTCCGCCAGGGGACAGAAGacctgctgccatccgccggaGGAACCGCAACCATCCACCAGGGCACGGAGGAGCCCCTGCTGGCTGCCAGGAGGCGGAATCCAGTGCCTTCACCCGGCGTCGTGAAGGATTGctggacagctggctgaggaccgaatggCGCCGTGGCTGGGAaccggagttttttttttttttttcatttctctctctctctcccctcccctcgTCCTACCCAGGTACCCAGGGGACGGAACAGGCGAAGGggcatagtcaattaaaagtgaaacaatctgtctgtaaacaattgttggaaaaattactcatgtcatgcacaaagtagatgtcctaaacgactatagtttgctaatattaaatctgtggagtggttaaaaaaatttgttttaatgactccaacctaaatgtatgtaaacttctgacttcaactgtatggtTACATACTGGTTACAATCACAGTCACAGACTCACTTCTCATGGAGGATGCTGGGATTTGCAGTCACCAAGTTTGTTTTGTTGCCCACATCTTGCTCATATTGGTTCCCCAGTGGTGGAAGGTTACATCTAAGAATACACAGATGGGCATAGGTTGATTAGGCCATTTTTATTGATAAGTAATCTAAAGAAAGAGATTACTTTTTTTGGGCCCACATCTAATCCAGTTTAAAAGCTTAAGTGTGTGATTTTTCtaatgtgaagtgtgtaactttcttCAAATCCCAGCTGAATATGCAGAGACATAAGAAAGCCATTTGGAGCCTGATTTTCCTGAGACATGTAAATACTGACACTATCAAAACTATAAACACTGTGGCACAATTGTTCACAATTGATCAGTCAGCAAAACTGGCTTAACCAATGACTTAaattgggggcaggactatcttttTGTTTGACCATTGGCAGAtagtggaagtgattggaaagAACCTGATTgaacgctagtggcacagaaattacacatttcagctttatacACCTATTTATAttccttcttttttttacctACTACTAATTTTAGGACTGATTGATTTTATTGGGGTGATCTGATCCTCCTTACCTGATGACATACTGGGCTGAATTGATTTGCTCTCCACAGCTGCTGTTGGCTACAATACCTCCATTCCCCACCACTGCACAGGACTCCCAAGTTGCATTTCCAAAGGGCTGttcctacacactcacacacaaatgcaaatggTGCATATGTATGCTACATGTGTTTATATGCCAGTATGTTTTAAACATATTTGGATCACATAATACCTTAGTTAAGATGTTGAACAGGGCTTGTGTCACCTGCAGTGGCTTTCTCTTCTCTCCATCATAGAGAATGCTTGACCCCACTGGTGTGTTATTCTGTGTGACCACAGCTTTGGACACAGCATGGCACTTGCTGTTTAGTAATGACCTGGATTGAAACAGACAGTTTAGACCCTAATACACTTAGTCTGTTGTGTTGCAGTCATATGGAAatctaataataaaacaaaaacacttagGGCATCCCAGAATAGTGACTGATTTGGGATAATTTTGTCAATTGGGTACATCCTGGCTATGATCCATAATCAacaatacagtgtttttataCAACAAAGAACCCTGCAGGCACAGTTTAACCTTTATGAAAACAGCTACTGGTCTTCTCTGAGCAACTGTTTTACCTGAACCTTTTAAAGTTTGCCTCCTGTTTATTCCATTCGTTTGAGTAGCTCCCCAGTGCTTTGGCAATTAATGCACTGTctctgaaaaaattaaacatacagGATAAAATGTATGATAGCTTTCAGAAATGACATACAGTCTAAAGGGATTCACAACCAAATACAGAAAACTGTTCAGGTAAGGAATTAATACAATTAGATAGAAACACAGCACATGAtgatataaaaattaataaatctcaaaatgtaataacatgtCATTTCTTATGTAATTTCAAATTACACTGTTTAAGTCTAACTTGATCTAATCTAGCCATAGAAACAAAGTCTagccatagaaaaaggcagacacaggCAAACATGCctttaaataaagaatgagtctGATGAGGCTGAAATAAAGGTACTCTCCCTCACCTTCATCATCAATCTCACCAACATCATGCTATATTTTTCTGGTTTATATAATAAAGATCAAATGCACATTCACACGCTACATCCCCAACTCAATAAGCATGCACACCAAAaaaaatttatgatttttttgttgattaaaaaaaaaaaaatcataatattccATTTGGCACTTTGGTCTTTATTATACAATTCTATGTTCTGGGGTAAAATGTATGACACAATTAAATTATGATTTTGGACAACAGGTGCTGAGTAAGAACAGAAAGGAAGAAAATGTTGGTGCCCACTGTGACACTGGTGTGGTTGAGACAAAAGCACTGTGTTAAGTTTAGAGATGTACGAGATAAGATTATTACTGGGCACCTTATTTCTTTATAATTACTTCTGCTATTATGATTTTTTGTTTCTGTTATGTGAATTGATGCTTTGCCAATATTATATGTAAAACAATCATGCCAATGGAGTACTTTgaaattagggttagggtaagcaTAATATAAGCATGTTTCACATACTTGCATCCCTTGAAGGTTAGTGAAGTATCTGGGCCTTTTTGTGGAATCTTAGTATAAGGACGAGGTGTTACATTACTGTAGAGAGAAAGAgatttcaattttaaaaaatcttaacAGATATCTCATAAATATGGGTTAAAATATTGTTACTGTGGCAATTGTATTATTTCAGGAAATCAATAAGAGCACAACACTCAAACAAAACAACAGACTCCAATCTCCAAAATAACATTAGGAATTAAAAATAATGCTAAAGAATAATAAATaccacaaacaaaacacaaatgattAGGACCTGGggagtaaatatattttttatattttattatatattatttaaggtCATGCATTAAAAGATAAGTATAAATCAGAGAGtctgttaattaataattttctgcACATTAAGATAAGGATCACAGAGATATGGCCATTGTCAAATTTCCAGTTATAGTGCCACCTAATATCCGATCTTTTCCACCAACTTTTCATGCTCCTTCAGGACACGTTGCATTGGCGTACTAAATTttatgtaaatctgatgtttcgTTTAGAAGTTATAGGCTTTTGGGTAAACCAAGCCacacccatttattttaattatcctGTTAAGAATTTTACTGC is a window from the Myxocyprinus asiaticus isolate MX2 ecotype Aquarium Trade chromosome 13, UBuf_Myxa_2, whole genome shotgun sequence genome containing:
- the LOC127450299 gene encoding alpha-2,8-sialyltransferase 8F-like isoform X2, translating into MRIHMRLLLPVITLCSFCSVAFWFFLSNNNVTPRPYTKIPQKGPDTSLTFKGCKDSALIAKALGSYSNEWNKQEANFKRFRSLLNSKCHAVSKAVVTQNNTPVGSSILYDGEKRKPLQEQPFGNATWESCAVVGNGGIVANSSCGEQINSAQYVIRCNLPPLGNQYEQDVGNKTNLVTANPSILHEKYSGLMERRRPFAESLHPYGQALLLLPAFSYGQNTPVSLRAFYTLEDFGNDGPLPVFLNPEYLRRLKKFWRERGLNSVRLSTGLIMASLAIEICANVHLYGFWPFNKHPHDYRSITNHYYDDRESKKNVHSMPTEFEQLLKLHKQGVVRIHLGECQSTHR
- the LOC127450299 gene encoding alpha-2,8-sialyltransferase 8F-like isoform X1, with the translated sequence MRIHMRLLLPVITLCSFCSVAFWFFLSNNNVTPRPYTKIPQKGPDTSLTFKGCKDSALIAKALGSYSNEWNKQEANFKRFRSLLNSKCHAVSKAVVTQNNTPVGSSILYDGEKRKPLQVTQALFNILTKEQPFGNATWESCAVVGNGGIVANSSCGEQINSAQYVIRCNLPPLGNQYEQDVGNKTNLVTANPSILHEKYSGLMERRRPFAESLHPYGQALLLLPAFSYGQNTPVSLRAFYTLEDFGNDGPLPVFLNPEYLRRLKKFWRERGLNSVRLSTGLIMASLAIEICANVHLYGFWPFNKHPHDYRSITNHYYDDRESKKNVHSMPTEFEQLLKLHKQGVVRIHLGECQSTHR